One stretch of Salarias fasciatus chromosome 19, fSalaFa1.1, whole genome shotgun sequence DNA includes these proteins:
- the adss1 gene encoding adenylosuccinate synthetase isozyme 1, which translates to MSLSWSAKDHKNTNQAAAAGLKRSRNDAGNKVTVVLGAQWGDEGKGKVVDLLATEADVVCRCQGGNNAGHTVVVDGKEYDFHLLPSGIINPKSISLIGNGVVIHLPGLFEEGDKNDKKGLKGWDKRLIVSDRAHIVFDFHQVVDGLQETERQAQEGKNIGTTKKGIGPAYSSKASRTGLRVCDLLGDFKDFSTRFKNLVHQYQSMYPSLTVDVEDQLKKLKDYGERLRPMVRDGVYYMYEALHGPPKKILVEGANAALLDIDFGTYPFVTSSNCTVGGVCTGLGIPPLNIGEVFGVAKAYTTRVGIGAFPTEQLNAVGELLQTRGHEVGVTTGRKRRCGWLDLVIVRYAHMINGFTAIALTKLDILDVLDEIKVGVAYKLNGKRIPHFPANMDVLHKVEVEYETFPGWKTDTSAARKWNDLPAKAQNYIRFIENHIGVPIKWVGVGKSRECMIQMF; encoded by the exons atgtcgCTCAGCTGGTCGGCGAAAGACCACAAGAACACGAatcaggccgccgccgccgggctgaAGCGCTCGCGCAACGACGCGGGGAACAAAGTGACCGTGGTGCTCGGCGCGCAATGGGGCGACGAGGGGAAAGGGAAAGTCGTTGATTTATTGGCGACCGAGGCTGACGTCGTCTGCAGGTGCCAG GGCGGCAACAACGCGGGACACACAGTGGTGGTGGATGGCAAGGAGTATGACTTTCACCTCCTTCCCAGCGGAATCATCAATCCCAAAAGCATATCACTCATCG GCAATGGAGTGGTCATACATCTACCTGGCTTGTTTGAAGAGGGAgataaaaatgacaagaaag GTTTAAAAGGCTGGGATAAAAGGCTAATAGTTTCTGACAGAGCTCACATCG tgtTTGATTTCCATCAAGTCGTTGATGGCTTACAGGAAACTGAGCGACAAgcacaagaaggaaaaaa CATTGGAACAACCAAGAAGGGCATTGGACCTGCGTACTCCAGCAAAGCCTCACGCACTGGCCTACGTGTGTGCGACCTCCTGGGCGACTTTAAGGACTTCTCCACTCG ATTCAAGAACCTGGTCCACCAGTACCAGTCCATGTATCCATCCTTGACAGTCGATGTCGAGGACCAGCTGAAAAAACTGAAG GACTACGGTGAGAGATTGCGGCCAATGGTCCGAGACGGAGTCTATTACATGTACGAAGCTCTTCACGGGCCTCCAAAGAAAATTCTGGTTGAAGGGGCCAATGCTGCTCTGCTTGACATTGACTTTG GCACATATCCTTTTGTGACGTCCTCAAACTGCACCGTAGGAGGTGTGTGCACTGGTCTGGGCATCCCTCCACTCAACATCGGTGAAGTGTTTGGCGTAGCGAAGGCCTACACCACCCGAGTGGGAATTGGAGCTTTCCCCACAGAGCAACTCAAT GCAGTCGGCGAGCTGCTGCAGACAAGGGGGCATGAGGTCGGTGTGACCACCGGAAGGAAGCGGCGCTGCGGATGGCTGGACCTTGTCATCGTCAGATATGCTCACATGATCAATGGCTTCACAGC CATTGCTTTGACAAAACTTGACATTCTGGATGTGCTGGATGAAATTAAAGTCGGAGTTGCCTACAAACTCAATGGAAAGAGAATTCCACATTTCCCAG CCAACATGGACGTGTTGCACAAAGTCGAGGTTGAGTATGAGACTTTCCCTGGCTGGAAGACAGACACATCTGCTGCCAGGAAGTGGAACGACCTACCAGCCAAAGCACAGAACTACATCCGCTTCATTGAGAACCACATTGGAGTCCCCA tcaagTGGGTCGGCGTCGGAAAGTCCAGAGAGTGCATGATCCAGATGTTTTAG